The genomic interval AGCGCTCCCGGTCGCCCGAAGCGGCGAACCCCGGACCCGCACCGCGCTGCTGTTGGAATCGATCGCGCTGCGCCATCAAATCGCCGTGCTCCAGCGCAGCCGAACTCGTCGCCCGTGCTTTCGTCTTTGGGATCGGCTGTTTTGGGTCTTGTTCTCGCGCTGGTGGCCTCAATGGCGCGACAGCCTGATCATCGTCCAGCCCGAGACGGTCTTGCGCTGGCGCCGTGCGGGCTGGTCGGCGCTTTGCCGATATAGATCTCGTGGTCCCTGGCGCGGTGGGCGCCCCAGGGTTTCCAGCGAAGTCCGCCAACTGATCGCAGGGATGGCCCGTGAGAACTTTCTCTGGGGAGCGCCGCGGATCCATGGTGAACTTCTGATGCTCCGTTTCAGCGTCTCCCAAGCCACCGTGTCGCGCTACATGCCTGCTCGAAGCAGACGGCCGGGGCAATCGTGGCGGACTTTTCTTCGCAATCAAGCCATGGCGTTCGGTCACAGCGAGTATTACGAGGAACGGTCGAGGAGAGACGCTGACCTCCAAATTGAGTCCTGCTGGGCCCAGCTCAAGCGATTGACGGCTGAGCAGATTGCGACGATCGGTGCAGTGCTCAGGCGCGGCCTTGGGCGATCACAGCCCGCCCTGAACAATCGAAGAATTGGTCTGGAAGTGTTGCAACTTCGAAGGCTGTGACGGAGGGCGGCCCGAGCGGAACTGGGCGGCGAGGTCTCCGGCAGCCAGATCGAACAGTTGGTCGATGAACTGATTCTGTTGGCGAACATCATTGCCGCAGACCCAGCGCGCCTGGCCCTTCCAGATCATGTGCATCGCTTCGTAGCCCTCAATCGTTCGCCGGGCCGCCTGGTACTCGCGAAAGCTCTGCTTGGCCTTCACGCATCGTTTGATCGCTCGATGATCCTGCTCCAGGATGTTGTTCAAGTATTGGACCGGCCGATGTCGGCAGCGGCGGCACAGGGTTCCTTCCTCTTTCACCGCGGCAATCGCCGCGCCATAGAGGCGGGCCTGATCAGTGTTGATGACGCGGGGCTGAGGATGCGATGGATCGCTGAGAGCCTTGCGGAACAGGCGTGTGGCCGCTGCGGCATCGCGCAACGCCGATAACAGGAAGTCGATGGTGGCACCGGTGGAATCGATGGCCCGATACAGGTAACACCAACGGCCCTGCACTCGAATATAGGTCTCATCGACCCACCAGGATTTGTTGGTCGGCTTGAGATGACGGCGCAGCCGCTGTTCCAGTTCGGGAGCGTAACGTTGAACCTAGCGCCAGATCGTCGTGTGATCGGCCTCCAGACCGCGCTCGGCGAACAACTCTTCGACATCGCGGAGCGACAGCGAGTACCGAAGATACCAGCGCACGGCACAAAGAATCAGCTCCGGCGCCGTCTGCCGCCACTTGAAAATTGCCGGTCGGGTTGCGTTCTTCACGATCTCTTCAGACTACCAGCCACCCCCGCCAAAGTTGCAACACATCCCTTCAAGATGGTCGGCCGGTTCGCAGATGGACATGCCAAGAGCGCGAACAGAGAATTTTGATCGATTTTTGCCGTCAGCCGCGCCGTTGGCATTCTCCGGGTCCACGACCGCGCGTGAATCGCGCCCCACGCGCCGATTTCATCGCTTCTCCAGAATGTAGGGAAACATGCCAGACTGGGTGGCGGAGAGGGAGGGATTCGAACCCCCGGAGCCGTTAGGCTCACCTGATTTCGAGTCAGGCCGGTTAAACCAAACTCCCGAACCTCTCCGCGACAGACGAGCATCGATGTTTGTTCCCGCGCAGTCAAGCTGACCGTGGCTCGGATTCGTCCCCGCGCCACTCGCCCACGAAATGCCGCGCTTGGATCATTCTCGATCGGACGATTTTCCGATCTCGGCGGAATCTGCTGGCGCGGGCAGGATTTCTCGAGCGCGTGCTGACGTCGCTGCGCAGGTTGGTAGATCACGCGGTGACCGAATACGGCATCGCGAATCTCAAGGGCAAATCGATTCTCCAGCGGGTCGACGTGTTGGTGTCGATCGCGCATCCAGATCTCAGATCGGAACTCCGCGCAGACGCCCGGCGCCTGTACAAGGTCTGATCTGTCTAAACGCGAACCAGTATTTCGTCGGGCTTGATTGCAGGTTCGGCAACTTCGCCAATTTTGAGCGCGTTTTCATCGCCGGGTTTTTCGACGATTACTGCTTTCATCATCGGTAAATCATTTGGATCGACATCCGTTTCGTGCCGATGCCGTCATAGTGAAATTTCGTTTCGTCGAATGACGGATCTTTGAACTGGGGCTTGACGTTGTTTGAGAATCCGTAGCCCTCGAGCGGGTAGCCGATGAAATTCGAATCGAACTTGCCGTTGCCGTTCTCGTCGTGAAAAACCGAGACGGCGTAGTCACCGGCCGGGATTCCGGCGAAGACGCACGCGCCGCAATTGCCGTGAATCGGCGCAAAGGCCCGGCGTAGTTTATGAGAATTGTCGCGCGGAAATCCCTGGGGACCTGACCACAGCGAGCATCCCAGTTGCCCCTTGTCGTTTCGAAGGCCGGTCACTTCGACCTTAATACTGCCCGCTTTCGCCGCGTCGGCGGCGCGCGCCGGGGCGGACAATGCGACCGCTACGAGCAGCGGTACGAATGCGACCAGACGGATTCTGATTCTCATTGAACTGCTTCTCAAAAAGCGGAGAGAGTCCACGGGGATCCTTTCACGCGTTCAGCCGGAATTTCCGCGCCGCGAGCTACTCCCGGCGGAACGAATACAATCCCACGAAGCCCGGCGGACGCCATCCGCCGTTCGCGCACGCGTTGCACACCACGTACTGCTTGTGGCGCCCGTTCTCGACGCCCGTGAGCGCGACTGCGCTTTCTGTGGACACCGGCTTGTTGCAGGCGACGCAGGTCGCCGTCAGCGCCTTGTTCTGCTTGGCCTTGTCACTCGGCATCGCGGCCACACCACTTTTCTGAAGATGTCATTTGCATTCGAGCACCAAACAATTCTTTTATATATTTCTCTCCGCGTCATCCACCGCGCGCGACCGGCCATTAGCAGACGAAAATAGGATTATATGTCGCTCAGCGTCTATGCGTTCACGTGCGGATGGTTGACCCTCCCGGCCGCGCTGCTCCCGGCGGGCGAAAAGGGAAGCCTCACGGTGCCCGTGCCCGCATATCTGATCGAGCATCCAAAGGGGCGTGCGATCTTCGACAGCGGCCTCCACGTCGAGACGCAAACCGATCCCAATCGCCGCCTGGGACGGCTCGCCACTTATCACACAGTGGGATTCAAACCCGGCGAGGAGATCGGGGCGCGTCTCGAGTCGCTCGGCGTGGCGCCCTCGAAGATCGATTTCATCATCAACTCGCATCTCCATTTCGATCACTGTGGCGGCAACCAGCAATTGCCCAACGCGACCCTACTGATTCAGCGCCGCGAATGGGAGGCCGGCCACAGCGCCGAGCTGATCGAAAGCGTCTATTACGATCCGCACGACTACGACCACGGGCATCGGGTGAAAATGATCGACGGCGAGCACGACGTCTTCGGCGACGGCTCGGTGGTGTGCATACCCACTCCGGGCCATACTCCCGGTCATCAATCGCTGCGCGTCCGAATCGGCGCCGATGAAGTCGTGATGACCGGCGACGCCTGCTACCGTTCATCTCAGTGGTGTCACCACTCTGGTTCTGACTCGGGATGCGTCCTTTGCAGTTCCAGAGCACGGTTCATCGCGGCCGCGCAGCGAGGGTTGGATACAGGGACCGCGGCGTGGTTGGCTAGTGCTTGCGCGACCTTCTGCGGGCAGTCGAAGCAATCTCCGTTGTTGGGAATGTCGACGACTTCTCGATCAAAGAGAATTTGCGTGCTGGGCGCGGGATGCTCGATCTGCCCGATCATTGCCGGGTTCTTGACGCCGCTCGCGGTGGTCCCTTCTGATTGCGTGGACGTCGCTTGGCTACCGGGCGCGGCGCCCCCCGCAGTTAGAGTGCTAGTAGGAACCTGCGCTCGAGCCGGTACCAGGCACAAGATCAACGCTGCGATAGCTGCTACCGACAGACAAGACCATTTCAAAGGCTACCCTCCCTTTAACATCGAGATCGCTACGCTCGAGCAGGTTTCCCTGCGTCTTCTGACGAAAGTCTTCTCAACAGCGGAACACCGCAAGAGGGCGTTCATGATAACAAATGGGCACACTATGCCAACAGTAAGACATCCTTCTCAGCCGGGAGCCCAAAAACGGCTGAATTCACGAACCGGTGCCCCCGGCGATCGAGCCGACCAGCGCGATCGCAAGCGCCACGCCTCCAATGATGCAGATCAACATGATCAGCTGCGCGATCGCGTGCGCGGTCGTCTGCTGACGCTCCGAAATCGGCTGCTCGACGTGCGCGGAATGCGCCCCCGAATGGTATCCGCTGTGCGATGTATAGTAGATGCCGGTGCCCGGGATGCCGACCGTCTTGCGAATTCCCTTGGCTCCGAGCGTCACGTGCGCGCCGCGCATCCCGACCGTCAGACTCGGACCCGATTTCGAAACGTTGACCGATAGACCCGGGAAGATCGAAACGCGGCGGTAGAATCTGAAGTTGCCCATCACCCGGCCCTCTTCTCTTATGCTCCACCGCGGCGCGCGCGAAAGAACTCACGCATAATCTCCGCGCACTCCGGTTCCATCACCCCGCCGACGACTTCCAATCGATGGTTCAACCGGCCGTCCCTGCCGATATCGTACACCGAGCCGAGCGCACCTGCCTTGTCGTCGCGCGCCCCGTAAACGACTCGCGCGACTCGCGCGTTCACCATCGCACCGACGCACATGACGCATGGCTCGAGCGTGACGTACACCGACACCGCCGTCAGCCGGTACGTTTTGAGCGTCGATGCGGCCGTGCGGATTGTCAGGATTTCCGCGTGCGCCGTCGGATCGCCAAGCTTAATTGGCTGGTTATGCCCCGCGCCGACGATTTGCCCATCCGCAACCGCGATCGCGCCGACCGGAACCTCACCTTCCGCCTCGCCGCGACGGGCTTCGGCAATGGCCTCGGCCATAAACTGAATGTATTCAGCGGTCGCCATGTGGCTCCTGGTACGGTGACTCTTTGTACGGGTCTGGCGGCGTTCAGATAGTAGATTGACACTGGCGAAGCCCCGCACCAAGATCGCGGATAGAGGTCGCTGATATGAAAAAGCTAATCGCAATCGCGACTTTTATCGCCTTCGGTGCGGCCAGCGCCACGTTTGCCGGCACTCGCGTCGAGATCAAGGACAGCGCTCAGGCACGCGCGGAAGCGGTGATGCGCGCCCGCTCCGATCATCCGCAGACCCAGGTTGCCCCCAACGGCCAACTCCGGGTGGTAGTCACGAGCGACATGATTATGCGTTCGTGTTGCATGCCGCCGCACCTGGTAGTCGGCGGCAAAATCACCAACGTCAGCGGCCGGCCGATTGACTATGTCCGCCTGCACTTCGCGTTCGAGGACCGCAACGGCAAAGTCCTTCACGGCGAAAGCCTCTACAACCATCATGCCGAAAGCCTGTCTGATGATGCGTGGGTGCAGAAAATCCTGAACGAGAAGCCGCATTTCGATCCGATCCGGCCGGGTCAGAGCGACACGTTCCGATTTTCGATTCCATGCTCCGAGCTACCGAGGTTCTCGAAGGTCGAGCTGTTTTCCAACGACATCAAACAGTAGCGTGGCGCTCTCCCCTGTAGCCTGATGCCTGATATCGGCGCAATCGAACCGACGGCGCTCAAGGCCCGCCTCGACAGGGGCGATCGGGTCTTCATCCTGGACGTCCGCGAACCGGCTGAAATTGCGGTCGCGCCGTTCCCTGGCGCGAGTCACATCCCGATGGGGGACATTCCCTCGCGCCTGACCGAGCTCGATCCCGGCCGCGAGACCGTCGTCGTATGCCATCATGGAATCCGCAGCGCGCAGGTCGCGATGTACCTGGCGCGGATGGGCTTCGACCGCGTGCTCAATCTGTCAGGCGGAATCGACGCGTGGTCCGAGACGGCGGATCCGACCACCCCCCGCTATTGAATGCGTCGCGCTACTAACCCGATGCCCGACGCGTCATAATGCCCAATGGAAATCCCGCGATGACCTACCTGGCAGCCGCAATTCAGATGACCGCCGGACCGGACAAGGCGGCAAACCTGGAGCGTGCCGAACGGCTCGTCCGCGCCGGCGCCGCTCGCGGTGCAAACCTGGTCGCGTTGCCCGAGGTCTTCAATTGGCGTGGCAAGCGTGACGGGCAGGCGGCTGCGGCAGAAACGCTCGACGGTCAATCGCTCGCGCTGATGTCGCGGCTGGCGCGCGAGCTCGGAATCCACCTCGTCGCAGGATCGATCACCGAACAGGCCGCCGGCGAGCCGCGATGCTATAACACGTCGGCGCTGCTCGGCCCCGACGGCGGCCAAATCGCCGTGTATCGCAAGATTCACCTGTTCGACGTCGATCTTCCCGGCCGCGTGACGGTGCGCGAATCGGATTCCAAGGTCGGCGGCGCGCAGGTCGTCTGCGCCGCGACTCCGCTTGGCACGATTGGACTCAGCATCTGTTACGATCTTCGCTTCCCGGAACTCTATCGGCGCCTCACTTTTGCCGGCGCGCAAGTTATCGCCGTGCCGAGCGCGTTCACCTTCCCCACCGGCGAGGCGCACTGGGAGCCGCTGATCCGCGCCCGCGCGATCGAGAACCAGGCGTACGTGATCGCGCCCGCGCAGTTCGGTCCCAATATTTACGGCTACAGCGACTACGGCAATTCAATGATCGTCGATCCATGGGGACGCGTGATCGCTCGCGCGGCGGATCAGGAAGGCGTCGTGGTGGCGCCGATCGATCTCGAGTATCAGGACCGCGTGCGGCGCGAACTGCCGGCGTTGAAACACGCGCGCCTCCGGGCCAATCGCGAGTGAAGCTGTGCCTCGGGGGATCACATGAACAGGCATCGGCTCGGTTTTCTAACTGTCACGCTCGCTCTTTCAATCAACGCACCTGCATTCGCGCACGATATGGCCGCGATGGCTGATATGGACAGCCACGAGATGGCGCCCAACGCGATGGGCGGTCAGATGGGCATGGGTGCGCACATGGTGATGACGTCCTCGCGTCCGCAGACGCCCAATGACATCGAACGCGCCCATGAGGTGATCGACACGCTTCGCCGCGCGCTGGTCAAGTATCACGATTCCAGAGTGGCGCTGGCGGAGGGCTATCGGATTTTTCTGCCGACGGTTGCGCAGGAGGTTTACCATTTTACCGACTACGGCGCCGCATCACAGGAATACAGCGGGCATTTCGATTTAGCCCGTCCCGGCTCGATCCTTTACGTGAAAAATTCGAGCGGCGATTACGTTTTGGTCGGCGCGATGTATAGCGCGCCCGCCGACTACACGCCCGATCAGCTCGACGCGTTGATTCCGCTGAGCGTGGCGCATTGGCACGCTCACACCAACATCTGCCTGCCCAACGGAATCACGCTCGACGACCTCTTGCGCGGCGATATCGGCGCGACGCATCTCGACATGCCGGGCATGATGCCGGTGGCGTCAAGCCGGTCCGCACCGGCAATCAACCGCCGCCTGGGTTTCCTCGCTGACGGACGCTTCGGGTTCACCGGCAAAATCGCCGACGCCGCCGAGTGTGAAGCCGCCGGCGGTCATTTCCTCAAACAGGCCTTCGGCTGGATGGTCCACGTCTATCCGTTCAACGGCGACGACTTGAAAGTTGCGTTCGGCATGAGCGTCCCAACACCGCCCGCGAACTGAGGCAGGAAAACCACGCCGCGAGTCTCATGGAAAACGCCTTGACGCCGCGCGCCGGGCGGGTTAAGCAGGCTTGGCGTCGATGATCTGACGAACTGGGACGGGTAAACTGCGGGATTGCGCCGACAGATAGAATTTCAGTTCGATAGCTGATTAAAGCCACATTGGACTCCGGACTGCGTGACTCGCCGCGCCATCGCAGCTAGTATCTCTGACGCCCAGCGCTTGCGCTTGAAGGATTTTTGTCATGGCTGATGGACCGCTGATTGGTTTTCGCGTTCTTGATCTGACCGCCGTCATTTCGGGACCGTTCTGTACTCAGCTGCTCGGCGACCTTGGCGCCGACGTGATCAAAATCGAACCGCCCGAAGGCGACTCGATGCGCCGGGGCGTCGGCCCACAGCGTGGCGGCCTCACCGCGTCGTTCCTGAACTTCAACCGCAACAAGCGCAGCATCGTGATCGACATCAAGAAGGAGCACGGCCGCGACCTCGTGCGCCGGCTCGCGGTAAAGGCCGATGCCCTGGTCGAGAACAATCGCCCCGGTGTCGCCGAGCGCCTCGGAATCGGCTACGCCGACATTCGTCGCGCCAATCCCAAGGTCGTCTATTGCTCGATCTGCGGCTTTCCGCCCAAGGGCCGCCTGGCGAATTTTCCCGCCTACGATCCCGTCATCCAGGGCTACTCCGGCATGGCCCACATCCAGGGCGTCAAAACCGGCCAGCCAACCTCCGTCAAGATGGCGCTGGCGGACAAAGTAACCGGGATGACTGCGGCGCTGGCCGTAGTTAGCGCGTTGCATGCCGCGCGCGCCCGTGGCGTCGGCCAGTACATCAAGGTCCCGATGCTCGAGGCGATGATCGCTTTCACGGCCAACGATTCGATCTACGGCTACACGCTGCTGCCCGAAGACGAGTTCAAGCACCTTGCGCCCAAGAGCACCTCGCTCGATCCTTTCAAAACGAAAGACGGATGGCTCACGATCGCGCCCTTCACCGAGGCGCAGTCAAAGCGGCTGGCCGAGGCAGTTGGGCATCCCGAATTCTGGCCCGAGACCTCGGATCGCGCCGAGCGCGGGCGTAATTTCATGCGCGGCCTGGCCAAGCTCTTCCCCGAAAAAACCACCGCCGAATGGCTGCCAGTGCTTGAGAAAGCCGACATCCCATGCGGCCCGGTCCACAATTACGAAACGCTCCTGCAGGATCCGGAAATCATCGAAAACGAAAGCTTCTCGATTTACGAACATCCCAGCGCAGGCCAGGTGCGCGCCGTGAATCCCGGCGCGCGATTTTCGGAAACGCCGATGAAGATGTGGCGCGTGCCGCCCAAGCTCGGCGAACATACCGACGAGATTCTGCGCGAGGCCGGAATCGAACGTAGTCAGGTCGAGGAACTTCGCGCCGCCAAAGTGATCGTCTAACTCGCGCCTGTCCGCAGCAGCGGCCGCCCCGGCTACGCGAACATCTCCGGCTCGCGCGATCGCAGCCACACCAAACCGCGATACATATAGTGTACGAACGACGCCGCGGTGACCGCGACCGTTACGATGAGCAGCGCGTTGAAATCTTCGGGCCAGTAGTTTCCGGCTCGCGCCAGCACGGCGATCACGCACCCCAACTGCAGAACCGTGCTCAGCTTGCCGAGATAGCTCGGCCGGACCGGCACCCGCTCGCCGGTGAAGAACGAAATCATCAGGTAGCCGACGACGATCACGATGTCGCGGATCAGGACCACGCTCAGCAGGTAGCCGGGCAATTCGCCGCCGATCGTCAGAACGACGAACGCCGACACCAGCATCAACTTGTCCGCGAACGGATCGAGAAACGCCCCCAATTCAGTGCGCGAGTCGAACCATCTGGCGAGCGCGCCGTCGAGTCCGTCGGTCACCGCGGCCGCGATAAAGACATACAGCGCCGCCGTGTAGCGTTGGCGGGTAAGAAATGTCAGGAAGATCGGAATCGAAACGAGCCGGCATAGGGTCAGGAAATTGGGCAGATTCAGCAGTTTGCCGTACGAGGGCGCGGGCTGCGCGTCGTGATGCGGACGAACGCTGCTATGTGAAGGCGCTGCCATCGTGGATCATCGCCAACGCGCGTCAGATTGTAGCGTCCGCAGCCTTGCGCAACCGCCCCGCGACGGGCGCGCTCACACGGGCCCGCACTGAAACCAGCCCGTCGCAGTATTCCTCGCTTAGCACTTCTCCATCCCGTCGCGCCATTGCCACCAGGTCGCCGCGCCGGGCCGGGAACGTAACCGATACTTCCTCGCGCGAGCCGCCGAGATGGCGCCCAATAGCGTCGAGCAAATCGTCGAGACCCTCGCCCTTCAGCGCTGAGATCGAGACCATGTCGTGCGCGCCATTTCCGCGCGACGGGTGTTCGGCCAGGTCGGCTTTGTTCATGACGACAATACGCGGCACCGCGCCCGCACCGATTTCCTGGAGCACTTCGTCAACGATCGTCATCCTTTCCGCCGCTAGCGGCGAGCTCGCATCGACCACGTGCAGCAGCATCGTCGCGGTGCGCACTTCCTCGAGCGTGGCCTTGAACGCGTCGATCAGCATATGGGGCAGGCGATGGATGAATCCTACCGTATCGACAATCATCACGTTCATCTTGCCCGGCAGCTTCAGGCGCCGAATCGTGGGATCGAGCGTCGAGAACGGACGATCGGCAACCTCGACGCCGGCGTCGGTCAGCGCGTTCATCAGCGTGGATTTGCCCGAGTTGGTGTAACCCACCAGCGCGACGGTCGGGTAGGGAACCTCGAGCCGGCGCCGGCGCTGAATCGTGCGCGTGCGCTCGACCTCGCCCAGCCGCGCTTTCAGGCGGGTGAGCCGCTCGCGCAGGCGGCGCCGGTCAACCTCGAGCTGCGTTTCTCCGGGTCCGCGCGTGCCAACGCCGCCGCCTCCGGCGCCGCCGCCGCGAACGCGCGAAAGATGGGACCACTGCCGCGTCAGCCGGGGCTGCAGGTAGCTGAGCTGCGCGATCTCGACTTGCAGCTTGCCCTCGAGCGTATGCGCGCGCTGGGCGAATATATCGAGGATCAGTTGGCTGCGATCGATCACGCGGATCTTGAGTTCGTTTTCGAGATTGCGCGCCTGCGCAGGGCTGAGCGCGTCGTCGAAAATCGCCAGCGACGCGCCCTTCGCCTGCGCCAGCTCGCGCACTTCGGCGGCTTTGCCTTTGCCGATAAAGGTGCGCGGGTCAGGAGCTTTCAGCCGCTGGCGAACGACTCCGGCGACTTCCGCGCCGGCGCTTTCGGTCAGGGCTTTGAGTTCGTCGAGCGATTCTTCGCTGCCGATTCCCGCTTCGGAACCGAGTTCGATTCCGACCAGGATGGCGCTTTCGTGATGCTCGTGGGCGACGTCGTAGGACTTTGCCAGATTGTTACCTCGATCGCGGAAACCTTACGCTGCGAGTCTATCAGATACTCACGATCTCCGGTACGCCACCCTGCCCCGGCCGGCTTGACGCTCGTTCGACGAACCTGCCCGCGCTTCTATCTCAATTCCACCGCGCCGGGCGAGAGAATCTGCTCCAGCTCGGCGACGAACGTATCCGTCGGCGTCACGCGATAACTGTCGCCCAGCAGCATCACCGCCTCGCGGCCGTCGTCGAGGCCGAGATGCAGGTAGGTCATCGATTTGCCGCGATACCGCGAGAGCATTGCCTTGAGCGCGTCGAGTCCGCCGTTTTCGAGCCGGTTCATCGGCGCCGTGATCCGCACCTCGCGGATCGAATCGAGCAGCGCCGCGTCCAGCGGCACCAGTCCTTCGAGGATTATCTGGGCGCGCTCGTCGTCAACGTCGAGCTTGCCGCGCGCGACCACCGGCTCGTCGCCCATGATAATCGCCTCGAACTTCTGATAGGTCTCCGACCATGCGATCGCTTCGACCGCGCCCTGGCGATCCTCGAGCGAAAAGGTCGCGTAACGCTTGCCCGACTTGTTGTTCTTCAGTTTCACCGCGTGGATCACGCCGGCTATCTGCACCGGGCTTCCGTCGGGCGCGGCGGACAGGTCGGCGGTCGTGACTTTGCTGATTCGTGCGAGTTCGCGATCGTACTTGTCCAGCGGATGCGCCGTGATGTAGAAGCCGAGCGCTTCTTTCTCGAATTTCAGTTTCTCCCTGGCGTCCCATTCGGGAATCGGCTCGCGCGCCGCCAGCTTGGGCACTTTTACTGCGCCCCCGAACAGGCCAATCTGGTTTTTCTCCGCGTCGCTCTGCGCTTTCTGCGCGAGCTTGATCGCATTCTCCGTCTGGGCCATCAGCGCGGCGCGCACCGCGCTCACTGAATCGAACGCGCCGCATTTGATCAGCGCCTCGAGCACGCGGCGGCTGATCAACTGCGTGCCGACGCGCAGGCAGAAATCCGCGATGCTCTCGAACGGACCGTTGGCCTCGCGCTGCGCGAGAATTGCCTCAGCCGGCTTGGCTCCGACCCCGCGAATTGCGGCCAGGCCGAAGCGAATCGCGCCGTCCGCAACCGTGAATTTCACCCGGCTCTGATTGACGTCGGGCGGCAGGATCGCAATCTTCATGTCGCGCAGCGCCGCGATATTCTTGTAGGTCTTGTCAACGTCGTCCATGTCGAGCGACATCAGCGCCGCCATGAACTCGTGCGGATAGTGCGCCTTCAAGTATGCGGTCGTGTAGGTCGTCAGCGCATACGCGGCGGCGTGCGAGCGGTTGAATCCGTACGATGCGAACGTTTCGATCTTTTCGAAGATCGAATTGGCGAGCGTGGCGTTGACGCCATGTTTCTTCGCGCCCTCGATAAACCGCTCGCGCTCCTTTTCCATCACGGCGTGGTTCTTTTTGCCCATCGCGGCGCGCAGGATGTCGGCCTGTTCGAGCGAGTATCCCGCCAGCGCCTGCGCCGCGCGCATCACCTGCTCCTGGTACACGATAACCCCGTAAGTATCGCGCAGCACCGGCTCCAGGAGCGGGTG from Candidatus Binatus sp. carries:
- a CDS encoding CDP-alcohol phosphatidyltransferase family protein, giving the protein MAAPSHSSVRPHHDAQPAPSYGKLLNLPNFLTLCRLVSIPIFLTFLTRQRYTAALYVFIAAAVTDGLDGALARWFDSRTELGAFLDPFADKLMLVSAFVVLTIGGELPGYLLSVVLIRDIVIVVGYLMISFFTGERVPVRPSYLGKLSTVLQLGCVIAVLARAGNYWPEDFNALLIVTVAVTAASFVHYMYRGLVWLRSREPEMFA
- a CDS encoding acetyl-CoA hydrolase/transferase C-terminal domain-containing protein, with translation MLTSLRRLVDHAVTEYGIANLKGKSILQRVDVLVSIAHPDLRSELRADARRLYKV
- a CDS encoding DUF2141 domain-containing protein — protein: MRIRIRLVAFVPLLVAVALSAPARAADAAKAGSIKVEVTGLRNDKGQLGCSLWSGPQGFPRDNSHKLRRAFAPIHGNCGACVFAGIPAGDYAVSVFHDENGNGKFDSNFIGYPLEGYGFSNNVKPQFKDPSFDETKFHYDGIGTKRMSIQMIYR
- a CDS encoding rhodanese-like domain-containing protein, which gives rise to MPDIGAIEPTALKARLDRGDRVFILDVREPAEIAVAPFPGASHIPMGDIPSRLTELDPGRETVVVCHHGIRSAQVAMYLARMGFDRVLNLSGGIDAWSETADPTTPRY
- a CDS encoding DUF4236 domain-containing protein, which produces MGNFRFYRRVSIFPGLSVNVSKSGPSLTVGMRGAHVTLGAKGIRKTVGIPGTGIYYTSHSGYHSGAHSAHVEQPISERQQTTAHAIAQLIMLICIIGGVALAIALVGSIAGGTGS
- a CDS encoding FxLYD domain-containing protein; translated protein: MKKLIAIATFIAFGAASATFAGTRVEIKDSAQARAEAVMRARSDHPQTQVAPNGQLRVVVTSDMIMRSCCMPPHLVVGGKITNVSGRPIDYVRLHFAFEDRNGKVLHGESLYNHHAESLSDDAWVQKILNEKPHFDPIRPGQSDTFRFSIPCSELPRFSKVELFSNDIKQ
- a CDS encoding carbon-nitrogen hydrolase family protein, yielding MPNGNPAMTYLAAAIQMTAGPDKAANLERAERLVRAGAARGANLVALPEVFNWRGKRDGQAAAAETLDGQSLALMSRLARELGIHLVAGSITEQAAGEPRCYNTSALLGPDGGQIAVYRKIHLFDVDLPGRVTVRESDSKVGGAQVVCAATPLGTIGLSICYDLRFPELYRRLTFAGAQVIAVPSAFTFPTGEAHWEPLIRARAIENQAYVIAPAQFGPNIYGYSDYGNSMIVDPWGRVIARAADQEGVVVAPIDLEYQDRVRRELPALKHARLRANRE
- the tadA gene encoding tRNA adenosine(34) deaminase TadA; its protein translation is MATAEYIQFMAEAIAEARRGEAEGEVPVGAIAVADGQIVGAGHNQPIKLGDPTAHAEILTIRTAASTLKTYRLTAVSVYVTLEPCVMCVGAMVNARVARVVYGARDDKAGALGSVYDIGRDGRLNHRLEVVGGVMEPECAEIMREFFRARRGGA
- a CDS encoding CoA transferase; its protein translation is MADGPLIGFRVLDLTAVISGPFCTQLLGDLGADVIKIEPPEGDSMRRGVGPQRGGLTASFLNFNRNKRSIVIDIKKEHGRDLVRRLAVKADALVENNRPGVAERLGIGYADIRRANPKVVYCSICGFPPKGRLANFPAYDPVIQGYSGMAHIQGVKTGQPTSVKMALADKVTGMTAALAVVSALHAARARGVGQYIKVPMLEAMIAFTANDSIYGYTLLPEDEFKHLAPKSTSLDPFKTKDGWLTIAPFTEAQSKRLAEAVGHPEFWPETSDRAERGRNFMRGLAKLFPEKTTAEWLPVLEKADIPCGPVHNYETLLQDPEIIENESFSIYEHPSAGQVRAVNPGARFSETPMKMWRVPPKLGEHTDEILREAGIERSQVEELRAAKVIV
- the hflX gene encoding GTPase HflX, yielding MAKSYDVAHEHHESAILVGIELGSEAGIGSEESLDELKALTESAGAEVAGVVRQRLKAPDPRTFIGKGKAAEVRELAQAKGASLAIFDDALSPAQARNLENELKIRVIDRSQLILDIFAQRAHTLEGKLQVEIAQLSYLQPRLTRQWSHLSRVRGGGAGGGGVGTRGPGETQLEVDRRRLRERLTRLKARLGEVERTRTIQRRRRLEVPYPTVALVGYTNSGKSTLMNALTDAGVEVADRPFSTLDPTIRRLKLPGKMNVMIVDTVGFIHRLPHMLIDAFKATLEEVRTATMLLHVVDASSPLAAERMTIVDEVLQEIGAGAVPRIVVMNKADLAEHPSRGNGAHDMVSISALKGEGLDDLLDAIGRHLGGSREEVSVTFPARRGDLVAMARRDGEVLSEEYCDGLVSVRARVSAPVAGRLRKAADATI